One region of Brachyhypopomus gauderio isolate BG-103 chromosome 9, BGAUD_0.2, whole genome shotgun sequence genomic DNA includes:
- the c9h1orf198 gene encoding uncharacterized protein C1orf198 homolog — MAAAAMVGAAADTPVMEAKKLEYFSSINSMARKIMQEREKIKEQFGTAWNEMSPAEQDTAIDDGMMDPKVRARYAVHRVDREEVVCYPKLLIQTGQKIVHFGEEDLTWQDEHSAPFSWETKSQLEFSVISATPETGISSSVTESKPKPSQNNKPPNVEPPAVGRREEESSFWKFSAERSRLEGETADFQSLTPSQIKSLEKGEKPLPSYLRPDSGVRDVEEPVVPRPARQRAPKPPAPPPPAPISVTPAAMSAPAVPLGGTSAAVGWERGQSTLPSVSSELDDVFTPGLATKSQSNSAKESEKMDVSPAVTPAFSQFNTSSSILKTGFDFLDNW; from the exons ATGGCCGCCGCTGCGATGGTCGGGGCCGCGGCCGACACGCCCGTCATGGAGGCCAAAAAGTTAGAATATTTCTCCTCGATTAACTCCATGGCCAGAAAAATAAtgcaagaaagagagaagatAAAAGAGCAATTCGGAACCGCCTGGAATGAGATGAGTCCGGCCGAGCAGGACACGGCTATCGACGACGGGATGATGGACCCTAAAGTCCGGGCTCGATACGCCGTGCACCGGGTCGATAGGGAAGAAGTCGTTTGTTATCCCAAGTTGCTCATCCAGACCGGACAAAAAATCGTACACTTTGGAGAAGAG GATTTAACTTGGCAAGATGAACATTCAGCTCCCTTCTCTTGGGAGACCAAA AGTCAGTTGGAGTTCAGCGTGATCTCAGCCACTCCAGAGACGGGGATCTCGTCCTCTGTGACCGAGTCCAAACCCAAGCCCTCTCAGAACAACAAGCCACCCAATGTGGAGCCCCCGGCGGTGGGCCGCCGTGAAGAAGAGTCCTCCTTCTGGAAGTTCAGTGCCGAGCGGTCCAGGCTGGAAGGAGAGACGGCTGACTTTCAGTCTCTGACGCCTAGCCAGATCAAGTCCCTGGAGAAGGGGGAGAAGCCCCTGCCGTCGTACCTGAGGCCAGACTCTGGAGTCCGGGATGTAGAGGAGCCTGTGGTTCCTCGGCCAGCCAGACAGAGAGCCCCCAAACCCCCGGCACCTCCTCCCCCAGCGCCCATCAGCGTCACCCCGGCAGCTATGAGTGCCCCAGCGGTCCCACTGGGTGGGACCTCAGCAGCTGTAGGCTGGGAGAGAGGTCAGAGCACACTGCCCTCTGTCAGCAGCGAGCTGGATGACGTCTTCACTCCTGGACTGGCTACAAAGTCCCAATCTAACTCCGCTAAAGAGAGTGAGAAGATGGATGTCTCGCCAGCCGTCACCCCAGCCTTCTCACAA TTCAATACAAGCAGCTCTATCCTGAAGACTGGCTTTGACTTCTTAGATAACTGGTAA